From Juglans regia cultivar Chandler chromosome 6, Walnut 2.0, whole genome shotgun sequence, the proteins below share one genomic window:
- the LOC108981619 gene encoding dolichyl-diphosphooligosaccharide--protein glycosyltransferase subunit STT3B-like isoform X2, which yields MVGKAEPVNGSVKSGSNQSIPAAMQSPLKKSDLIPNLSLKTLKLKTKQQELLIRVSILCLVYVLAFITRLFSVLRYESMIHEFDPYFNYRTTLFLTEKGFYEFWNWFDSESWYPLGRIIGGTLYPGLMVTAAIIYWLLRFLRFAIHIREVCVLTAPFFASNTTLVAYFFGKEVWDSGAGLVAAALIAICPGYISRSVAGSYDNEGVAIFALLLTFYLFVKAVNTGSLAWALASAFGYFYMVSAWGGYVFIINLIPLYVLVLLITGRYSMRLYVAYNSMYVLGMLLAMQIRFVGFQHVQSGEHMAAMGVFFLLQVFFFLDWVKHLLSDTKLFQAFLRITVTTAIAVGAIALGVGTASGYISPWTGRFYSLLDPTYAKDHIPIIASVSEHQPTAWSSFMFDFHILLFLFPAGLYFCFKRLSDATIFIVMYGLTSIYFAGVMVRLILVATPAVCLISAIAVSATIKNLTLVARAKNKVTQTGFVRGSSSLKGSSKASLDQSQPFQRNGAIALLLGAFYLLSKYATHCTWVTSEAYSSPSIVLAARGAHGNRVIFDDYREAYFWLRKNTPPDAKVMSWWDYGYQITAMGNRTVIVDNNTWNNTHIATVGRAMSSYENEAYEIMRSLDVDYVLVVFGGVTGYSSDDINKFLWMVRIGGGVFPVIKEPDYLVNGEYRVDKGAAPKMLNCLMYKLSYYRFGELTTEYGKPPGYDRARGVEIGNKDIKLEYLEEAFTTSNWIVRIYKVKPPNNRCPYAGNDVPYLPWVPTVLRYHFQAMFHG from the exons ATGGTTGGGAAAGCCGAACCCGTAAACGGGTCTGTAAAATCGGGATCGAACCAGAGTATCCCAGCTGCAATGCAAAGCCCCCTGAAGAAATCAGATCTAATCCCGAACCTCTCGCTCAAAACTCTAAAACTGAAAACCAAACAGCAGGAGCTCCTGATCCGAGTGTCGATCCTTTGCCTCGTCTACGTCCTGGCCTTCATAACCCGCCTCTTCAGCGTCCTCCGCTACGAGTCCATGATCCACGAGTTTGACCCCTACTTCAATTACCGTACAACCCTCTTCCTCACCGAAAAGGGCTTCTACGAGTTCTGGAACTGGTTCGACTCCGAGAGCTGGTACCCCCTCGGCCGCATCATCGGCGGGACCCTCTACCCTGGTCTCATGGTTACCGCCGCCATCATCTACTGGCTCCTCCGCTTCCTTCGCTTCGCCATCCATATCCGCGAGGTCTGCGTCTTGACGGCACCATTTTTCGCTTCCAACACTACTCTGGTGGCGTATTTCTTCGGCAAAGAGGTTTGGGATTCGGGCGCGGGGCTCGTTGCAGCGGCACTGATTGCAATTTGCCCTGGTTATATATCCAGATCGGTGGCGGGGTCTTACGATAACGAGGGTGTGGCGATATTCGCGTTGTTGCTCACGTTTTACTTGTTTGTGAAGGCCGTGAATACGGGATCGTTGGCGTGGGCTTTGGCGTCGGCTTTTGGCTACTTTTATATGGTCTCGGCGTGGGGTGGCTATGTGTTTATAATCAATTTGATTCCGCTTTATGTGCTGGTGCTTTTGATCACGGGCAGATATTCCATGAGGTTGTATGTGGCCTACAATTCTATGTATGTGTTGGGAATGCTGCTTGCTATGCAGATTCGGTTTGTGGGGTTTCAGCATGTTCAGTCTGGGGAGCATATGGCTGCCATGGGAGTGTTCTTCTTGTTGCAG GTATTCTTCTTCTTAGATTGGGTTAAACACTTACTAAGTGACACAAAATTATTTCAAGCCTTTTTGAGGATCACTGTGACCACTGCTATAGCTGTTGGTGCTATTGCTCTTGGAGTAGGCACGGCATCTGGTTATATCTCTCCATGGACTGGCCGGTTTTACTCATTGCTTGATCCAACATATGCAAAGGATCATATTCCAATTATTGCTTCCGTCTCAGAGCATCAACCAACTGCTTGGTCATCTTTCATGTTCGATTTTCATATcttgcttttcctttttcctgcGGGTCTCTATTTTTGCTTCAAGCGGTTGTCAGATGCcacaatatttatagttatgtATGGTCTCACAAGCATATATTTTGCCGGTGTCATGGTACGATTGATTCTTGTTGCTACACCTGCAGTATGCCTTATAAGTGCCATTGCTGTTTCTGCAACTATAAAGAATTTGACTCTGGTAGCAAGGGCCAAGAATAAGGTTACCCAGACTGGGTTTGTGAGGGGAAGCAGTAGCTTGAAGGGATCTTCTAAG GCTTCACTTGATCAATCCCAGCCTTTCCAAAGAAATGGTGCTATTGCCTTACTTCTCGGTGCCTTTTACTTGCTCAGTAAGTATGCAACACACTGTACCTGGGTCACATCAGAGGCATACTCGTCTCCCTCAATTGTCTTGGCTGCTAGGGGTGCCCATGGCAACAGGGTCATCTTTGATGATTATCGTGAGGCATACTTTTGGCTGCGGAAGAATACTCCTCCAGATGCTAAGGTGATGTCATGGTGGGATTATGGATACCAGATAACTGCTATGGGAAACAGAACAGTTATAGTTGATAATAACACCTGGAACAATACACACATTGCTACTGTTGGACGTGCAATGTCATCATATGAAAATGAGGCATATGAAATTATGAGGTCCCTTGATGTGGATTATGTATTAGTTGTCTTTGGAGGGGTTACTGGCTATTCTTCCGATGATATTAACAA ATTTTTGTGGATGGTGAGAATCGGAGGTGGGGTCTTCCCTGTAATAAAAGAACCTGATTATCTTGTTAATGGCGAGTACCGTGTTGACAAAGGGGCTGCTCCCAAGATGTTGAACTGTCTCAT GTACAAATTGTCTTATTATCGATTTGGAGAGTTGACAACAGAATATGGCAAACCACCTGG GTATGATCGTGCAAGGGGGGTTGAAATCGGAAACAAGGATATTAAACTTGAATATCTGGAAGAGGCTTTTACAACATCTAATTGGATTGTTCGCATTTACAAAGTTAAACCACCGAATAATAGATG CCCCTATGCAGGGAACGATGTTCCATATTTACCTTGGGTCCCCACTGTGCTGCGCTACCATTTTCAGGCAATGTTTCATGGCTAG
- the LOC108981619 gene encoding dolichyl-diphosphooligosaccharide--protein glycosyltransferase subunit STT3B-like isoform X1 — protein MVGKAEPVNGSVKSGSNQSIPAAMQSPLKKSDLIPNLSLKTLKLKTKQQELLIRVSILCLVYVLAFITRLFSVLRYESMIHEFDPYFNYRTTLFLTEKGFYEFWNWFDSESWYPLGRIIGGTLYPGLMVTAAIIYWLLRFLRFAIHIREVCVLTAPFFASNTTLVAYFFGKEVWDSGAGLVAAALIAICPGYISRSVAGSYDNEGVAIFALLLTFYLFVKAVNTGSLAWALASAFGYFYMVSAWGGYVFIINLIPLYVLVLLITGRYSMRLYVAYNSMYVLGMLLAMQIRFVGFQHVQSGEHMAAMGVFFLLQVFFFLDWVKHLLSDTKLFQAFLRITVTTAIAVGAIALGVGTASGYISPWTGRFYSLLDPTYAKDHIPIIASVSEHQPTAWSSFMFDFHILLFLFPAGLYFCFKRLSDATIFIVMYGLTSIYFAGVMVRLILVATPAVCLISAIAVSATIKNLTLVARAKNKVTQTGFVRGSSSLKGSSKASLDQSQPFQRNGAIALLLGAFYLLSKYATHCTWVTSEAYSSPSIVLAARGAHGNRVIFDDYREAYFWLRKNTPPDAKVMSWWDYGYQITAMGNRTVIVDNNTWNNTHIATVGRAMSSYENEAYEIMRSLDVDYVLVVFGGVTGYSSDDINKFLWMVRIGGGVFPVIKEPDYLVNGEYRVDKGAAPKMLNCLMYKLSYYRFGELTTEYGKPPGYDRARGVEIGNKDIKLEYLEEAFTTSNWIVRIYKVKPPNNRWERCSIFTLGPHCAALPFSGNVSWLGRINFSTNAGIG, from the exons ATGGTTGGGAAAGCCGAACCCGTAAACGGGTCTGTAAAATCGGGATCGAACCAGAGTATCCCAGCTGCAATGCAAAGCCCCCTGAAGAAATCAGATCTAATCCCGAACCTCTCGCTCAAAACTCTAAAACTGAAAACCAAACAGCAGGAGCTCCTGATCCGAGTGTCGATCCTTTGCCTCGTCTACGTCCTGGCCTTCATAACCCGCCTCTTCAGCGTCCTCCGCTACGAGTCCATGATCCACGAGTTTGACCCCTACTTCAATTACCGTACAACCCTCTTCCTCACCGAAAAGGGCTTCTACGAGTTCTGGAACTGGTTCGACTCCGAGAGCTGGTACCCCCTCGGCCGCATCATCGGCGGGACCCTCTACCCTGGTCTCATGGTTACCGCCGCCATCATCTACTGGCTCCTCCGCTTCCTTCGCTTCGCCATCCATATCCGCGAGGTCTGCGTCTTGACGGCACCATTTTTCGCTTCCAACACTACTCTGGTGGCGTATTTCTTCGGCAAAGAGGTTTGGGATTCGGGCGCGGGGCTCGTTGCAGCGGCACTGATTGCAATTTGCCCTGGTTATATATCCAGATCGGTGGCGGGGTCTTACGATAACGAGGGTGTGGCGATATTCGCGTTGTTGCTCACGTTTTACTTGTTTGTGAAGGCCGTGAATACGGGATCGTTGGCGTGGGCTTTGGCGTCGGCTTTTGGCTACTTTTATATGGTCTCGGCGTGGGGTGGCTATGTGTTTATAATCAATTTGATTCCGCTTTATGTGCTGGTGCTTTTGATCACGGGCAGATATTCCATGAGGTTGTATGTGGCCTACAATTCTATGTATGTGTTGGGAATGCTGCTTGCTATGCAGATTCGGTTTGTGGGGTTTCAGCATGTTCAGTCTGGGGAGCATATGGCTGCCATGGGAGTGTTCTTCTTGTTGCAG GTATTCTTCTTCTTAGATTGGGTTAAACACTTACTAAGTGACACAAAATTATTTCAAGCCTTTTTGAGGATCACTGTGACCACTGCTATAGCTGTTGGTGCTATTGCTCTTGGAGTAGGCACGGCATCTGGTTATATCTCTCCATGGACTGGCCGGTTTTACTCATTGCTTGATCCAACATATGCAAAGGATCATATTCCAATTATTGCTTCCGTCTCAGAGCATCAACCAACTGCTTGGTCATCTTTCATGTTCGATTTTCATATcttgcttttcctttttcctgcGGGTCTCTATTTTTGCTTCAAGCGGTTGTCAGATGCcacaatatttatagttatgtATGGTCTCACAAGCATATATTTTGCCGGTGTCATGGTACGATTGATTCTTGTTGCTACACCTGCAGTATGCCTTATAAGTGCCATTGCTGTTTCTGCAACTATAAAGAATTTGACTCTGGTAGCAAGGGCCAAGAATAAGGTTACCCAGACTGGGTTTGTGAGGGGAAGCAGTAGCTTGAAGGGATCTTCTAAG GCTTCACTTGATCAATCCCAGCCTTTCCAAAGAAATGGTGCTATTGCCTTACTTCTCGGTGCCTTTTACTTGCTCAGTAAGTATGCAACACACTGTACCTGGGTCACATCAGAGGCATACTCGTCTCCCTCAATTGTCTTGGCTGCTAGGGGTGCCCATGGCAACAGGGTCATCTTTGATGATTATCGTGAGGCATACTTTTGGCTGCGGAAGAATACTCCTCCAGATGCTAAGGTGATGTCATGGTGGGATTATGGATACCAGATAACTGCTATGGGAAACAGAACAGTTATAGTTGATAATAACACCTGGAACAATACACACATTGCTACTGTTGGACGTGCAATGTCATCATATGAAAATGAGGCATATGAAATTATGAGGTCCCTTGATGTGGATTATGTATTAGTTGTCTTTGGAGGGGTTACTGGCTATTCTTCCGATGATATTAACAA ATTTTTGTGGATGGTGAGAATCGGAGGTGGGGTCTTCCCTGTAATAAAAGAACCTGATTATCTTGTTAATGGCGAGTACCGTGTTGACAAAGGGGCTGCTCCCAAGATGTTGAACTGTCTCAT GTACAAATTGTCTTATTATCGATTTGGAGAGTTGACAACAGAATATGGCAAACCACCTGG GTATGATCGTGCAAGGGGGGTTGAAATCGGAAACAAGGATATTAAACTTGAATATCTGGAAGAGGCTTTTACAACATCTAATTGGATTGTTCGCATTTACAAAGTTAAACCACCGAATAATAGATG GGAACGATGTTCCATATTTACCTTGGGTCCCCACTGTGCTGCGCTACCATTTTCAGGCAATGTTTCATGGCTAGGTAGGATCAACTTCTCTACGAACGCTGGGATTGGATGA